A DNA window from Methylobacterium sp. NMS14P contains the following coding sequences:
- a CDS encoding MFS transporter, whose protein sequence is MPRPSGPARLSLLYAVVFTEIGIAMPFMPLWLDALGLDARVIGVLLALPIATRIAATAPLMSLLDRGLGPRRLILLGSLALSLTYALMPAAAGTAWPLLAGLIVLNAVAGAPLVPCIDYLTLAAVRRDTRLTYSRIRMAGSVAFLLANLAGGVLLTALGGRLAVPLLLTGLALGAALVAWRSRAVAALPPSAEGDGRKRLPARLWLCIGAAAAIQASHGAIYGFGSIYWTGQGIPPTWVGALWAIGVLAEIALFAGLPALPAAWRSPVRLLGAGAVAAILRAIGMYLLGDHLAALVPLQCLHGLTFGATQLGAMAAVSAYAPDGARGRAQGTLSAVNAGISVVATLGSGVAYRAGGPLAFLLMAPLAAAGLGLALASRRALGVRLETDRQP, encoded by the coding sequence TTGCCCCGCCCGTCCGGCCCGGCGCGCCTGTCGCTGCTCTACGCCGTGGTGTTCACCGAGATCGGCATCGCGATGCCGTTCATGCCCCTCTGGCTCGACGCCCTGGGGCTCGATGCCCGGGTGATTGGCGTCCTCCTCGCCCTGCCGATCGCCACGCGGATCGCCGCCACGGCGCCGCTGATGAGCCTCCTCGACCGCGGCCTCGGGCCCCGGCGGCTGATCCTGCTCGGCAGCCTCGCCCTGAGCCTGACCTACGCGCTGATGCCCGCCGCGGCCGGGACCGCGTGGCCGCTGCTGGCCGGGCTGATCGTGCTCAACGCGGTCGCCGGCGCGCCGCTCGTGCCCTGCATCGACTACCTGACGCTCGCGGCCGTGCGCCGGGATACCCGCCTCACCTACTCGCGGATCCGGATGGCCGGCTCCGTCGCGTTCCTGCTGGCGAACCTCGCGGGCGGGGTGCTGCTGACGGCGCTCGGCGGCCGGCTCGCCGTGCCGCTGCTCCTGACCGGCCTCGCCCTCGGCGCGGCGCTGGTGGCGTGGCGCAGCCGCGCGGTGGCGGCCCTGCCGCCGTCGGCGGAGGGCGACGGCCGGAAGCGGCTGCCGGCGCGGCTCTGGCTGTGCATCGGCGCGGCGGCCGCGATCCAGGCGAGCCACGGCGCGATCTACGGGTTCGGCAGCATCTACTGGACCGGCCAGGGCATCCCGCCGACCTGGGTCGGGGCGCTCTGGGCGATCGGCGTCCTGGCGGAGATCGCCCTGTTCGCCGGCCTGCCCGCCCTGCCGGCCGCCTGGCGCAGCCCGGTGCGGCTCCTCGGCGCCGGGGCCGTGGCGGCGATCCTGCGGGCGATCGGCATGTACCTCCTCGGCGATCACCTCGCCGCGCTGGTGCCGCTCCAGTGCCTCCACGGCCTGACCTTCGGGGCGACCCAGCTCGGCGCCATGGCGGCGGTCTCGGCCTACGCCCCCGACGGCGCGCGGGGCCGGGCGCAGGGTACCCTCAGCGCGGTCAATGCCGGGATCTCGGTGGTCGCGACCCTGGGGAGCGGCGTCGCCTACCGGGCCGGCGGCCCCCTCGCCTTCCTGCTGATGGCGCCGCTCGCCGCCGCGGGCCTGGGCCTCGCCCTGGCCTCCCGCCGCGCGCTGGGGGTGAGGTTGGAGACGGATCGTCAACCGTAA
- a CDS encoding ABC transporter permease, which yields MLLSEGTVPGALAGAALRDRSADGRLALDGRWTADQAPTVEAAAARIAAAGRAGPVAVDLSGIERLDTLGAWVLERTRAEIEQAGSALTYLGARPEHRTLLGEVRLREPDAPPPRRHGPVVGLLDATGRRTVQGGHEFVTALAFLGELIAACGRVALRPGTFRGNALINQIQQVALNGTPIIVLISFLVGGIVAQQGIFQLQRFGAQTFVVNLIGLLILREMGVLLTSIMVAGRSGSAITAEIGSMRMREEVDALRVMGLDPVEILIVPRVLALMIGLPMLTLIGDLAALAGGGLTAMLYGGLTLDQFLVRLQAAVGVHHVMVGLIKAPFMALTIGVIATIEGFAVEGSAESLGRHVTASVVKSIFMVIVLDGLFAVFFAAIDF from the coding sequence GTGTTGCTGAGCGAGGGCACTGTTCCCGGCGCCTTGGCCGGCGCCGCGCTGCGGGACCGGTCGGCCGACGGCCGCCTGGCGCTCGACGGCCGCTGGACCGCCGACCAGGCCCCGACCGTCGAGGCCGCGGCCGCGCGCATCGCGGCGGCCGGCCGCGCCGGGCCGGTGGCGGTCGACCTGTCGGGGATCGAGCGCCTCGACACCCTGGGCGCCTGGGTTCTGGAGCGGACCCGCGCCGAGATCGAGCAGGCGGGCAGCGCCCTCACCTATCTCGGCGCCCGCCCGGAGCACCGCACCCTGCTGGGCGAGGTCCGGCTGCGCGAGCCGGACGCGCCGCCGCCGCGGCGGCACGGGCCGGTCGTCGGCCTGCTCGACGCCACCGGGCGCCGGACCGTGCAGGGCGGCCACGAGTTCGTCACCGCCCTCGCCTTCCTGGGTGAGCTGATCGCCGCCTGCGGGCGCGTCGCCCTGCGGCCGGGCACGTTCCGCGGCAACGCCCTGATCAACCAGATCCAGCAGGTGGCGCTCAACGGCACGCCGATCATCGTGCTGATCTCGTTCCTCGTCGGCGGCATCGTCGCCCAGCAGGGCATCTTCCAGCTCCAGCGCTTCGGTGCCCAGACCTTCGTGGTCAACCTGATCGGCCTCTTGATCCTGCGCGAGATGGGCGTGCTGCTCACCTCGATCATGGTCGCGGGCCGCTCGGGCTCGGCGATCACCGCCGAGATCGGCTCCATGCGCATGCGCGAGGAGGTCGACGCGCTCCGGGTCATGGGCCTCGACCCCGTCGAGATCCTGATCGTGCCCCGGGTGCTCGCGCTGATGATCGGCCTGCCGATGCTGACGCTGATCGGCGACCTCGCGGCGCTCGCCGGTGGCGGCCTCACCGCGATGCTCTACGGCGGCCTGACCCTCGACCAGTTCCTGGTCCGGCTCCAGGCGGCGGTGGGCGTGCACCACGTCATGGTCGGCCTGATCAAGGCGCCGTTCATGGCGCTGACCATCGGGGTGATCGCCACGATCGAGGGCTTCGCGGTCGAGGGCTCCGCGGAATCGCTCGGCCGTCACGTCACCGCGTCGGTGGTGAAGTCCATCTTCATGGTCATCGTCCTCGACGGCCTGTTCGCGGTGTTCTTCGCCGCGATCGACTTCTGA
- a CDS encoding ABC transporter ATP-binding protein, with protein MDAPMTASPNGPAPIIRVRDLVVGFRDRNILKGLSLDIRPGEILGFVGPSGQGKSVLTRTILGLNPKRAGTIEVFGRDVDELTYAERRRMEQRWGVLFQQGALFSALTVKQNIQVPMREHLNLSERLLDEFARLKIEMVGLKPDAADKLPSELSGGMIKRAALARSLALDPEILFLDEPTSGLDPIGAGEFDDLVSTLKETLGLTVFMVTHDLDSLYTACDRIAALGDGQIIAAGTIDEMLASDHPWLRSYFHGKRARTIATGGASAHA; from the coding sequence ATGGATGCCCCGATGACCGCCTCGCCGAATGGCCCCGCCCCGATCATCCGCGTGCGCGACCTCGTGGTCGGCTTCCGCGACCGCAACATCCTGAAAGGTCTGAGCCTGGACATCCGCCCCGGCGAGATCCTGGGCTTCGTCGGGCCCTCGGGCCAGGGCAAGTCGGTGCTGACCCGGACGATCCTGGGCCTCAACCCGAAGCGCGCCGGGACCATCGAGGTGTTCGGCCGCGACGTCGACGAGCTGACCTACGCCGAGCGGCGCCGGATGGAGCAGCGCTGGGGCGTGCTGTTCCAGCAGGGCGCCCTGTTCTCGGCGCTCACCGTCAAGCAGAACATCCAGGTGCCGATGCGCGAGCACCTGAACCTGTCCGAGCGCCTGCTCGACGAGTTCGCCCGGCTCAAGATCGAGATGGTCGGCCTCAAGCCCGACGCCGCCGACAAGCTGCCGTCGGAGCTGTCGGGCGGCATGATCAAGCGCGCGGCGCTCGCCCGCTCCCTGGCGCTCGATCCCGAGATCCTGTTCCTGGACGAGCCGACCTCGGGCCTCGACCCGATCGGCGCGGGCGAGTTCGACGACCTCGTCTCGACCCTCAAGGAGACGCTGGGGCTGACCGTGTTCATGGTCACCCACGACCTCGACAGCCTCTACACCGCCTGCGACCGCATCGCGGCGCTCGGCGACGGCCAGATCATCGCCGCCGGCACGATCGACGAGATGCTGGCGAGCGACCATCCCTGGCTGCGCTCGTACTTCCACGGCAAGCGCGCCCGGACCATCGCGACGGGCGGCGCCTCGGCCCATGCCTGA